The genomic interval GCGATCACGGCGCTGACCGCCCAGAACACAACCGGCGTACAGGGTATTTTTGAAGTAAGCCCGGCATTTCTCGGCCAGCAGATCGACAGCGTCTTTACCGACATCCGGCCTGACGCGGTGAAGATCGGCATGGTCGCGTCCTCCGGCCTCATCGAGGTCATCGCCGAGCGGCTGCAGCACTACGCGGCGCAAAACATCGTCGTCGACCCCGTGATGGTCGCCACGAGCGGCGCGCGGCTCATCTCCGAGGACGCCATCGCCACGCTCGAGGCGCGGCTGCTGCCGCTTGCCACCGTGCTCACGCCCAATATCCCGGAGGCGGAGGTGCTCTCTGGCCTGACCATCGCCTCCCCCGACGACATGATCGCCGCCGGAAAAGCCATCAGCGAGCGCTACGGCTGCGCCGTCCTGTGCAAGGGCGGACACCGGCTCAACGACGCCAACGACCTCCTGTACCGCGGCGGCGGCTACGAGTGGTTCAACGGCAAGCGCATCGACAACCCCAACACCCACGGCACCGGCTGCACGCTCTCGAGCGCCATCGCGGCCAACCTTGCCAAGGGCTTTGATCTCGACACGGCCGTCCGCCGCGCGAAGGACTATCTCTCCGGCGCGCTGGCCGCCATGCTCGACCTCGGCGCGGGCTCCGGCCCGATGGACCATGCGTTCGACCTGAAGCCGGAATACCGGCAGGAGGCCTGAGCGTGAAAAAGACTTCCAGCTTCCAGAACAGCCTCATCTGGTTTGGCGCGGCCGTGTCCATCGCGGAGATCCTCACGGGCACGTACTTTGCGCCCCTCGGCTTCACGAAGGGCCTGCTCGCCATCCTCGTCGGCCATGTCATCGGCTGCGCGATGTTCTTCTTCGCGGGCCTCATCGGCGGCCGCACCGGCCGCAGCGCCATGGGCACGGTCGAGCTGAGCTTCGGCCGCATCGGCTGCCTGTTTTTCGCCGCGCTCAACGTGCTGCAGCTCGTCGGCTGGACGGCCATCATGATCTATGACGGCGCACTGGCCACGAACACCGTGCTCGGCATCGGCAAGTGGGTGTGGTGTCTCGTCATCGGCGGGCTCATCGTGGTGTGGATCGCCGTCGGCATCAAGAACCTCAGCTGGATCAACAAGATCGCCATGGCGGCGCTGTTCATCCTCTCGATCGTGTTGTGCGTGGTGGTGTTCCGCGGCGGCACGCCCGTCACCGCGCCGGACGATAGCCTGAGCTTCGGCGCAGCGGTCGAGCTGGCCGTGGCCATGCCGCTGTCGTGGCTGCCGCTCATCTCCGACTACACGCGCGAGGCCGAAAAGCCCTTCGCCGCCACGCTCTCGAGCACGCTCACCTACGGCGTCGTGAGCTGCTGGATGTACGTCATCGGCATGGGCGCCGCCATCTTCACCGGCGAGGGCGACATTGCGCTCATCATGGTCAAGGCCGGCCTCGGCGTGGCCGCGCTGCTCATCCTCATCCTCTCGACCGTCACGACGACGTTCCTCGATGCATACAGCGCCGGCATCTCCGCCGAGTCCCTGTCGAAGAAGATCAACGGCAAGTACGCCGCGCTCATCGTGACCGTCATCGGCACGGTCTGCGCCATCTGCTTCCCGATGGACGACATCACGAACTTCCTGTACCTGATTGGCTCGGTGTTCGCGCCGATGATCGCCATCCAGATCACGGACTTCTTCCTGCTCCGACGCGGCGGCGTGAGCGGCAGGCTCGATGTGTGCAACGCCGTCGTCTGGGTGCTGGGCTTCGTGCTCTACCGCGTGCTCATGACCGTGGACATCCCGGTCGGCAACACCCTGCCCGACATGGCCGGCACGATGCTCCTGTGCCTGATCGCGCACAAGATCGTCCCGGATAAGACCAGGGCTGCCTGAAGCCTTTTGCGAAAATTGCCAAGCCGAAAACGCCCGCACACCGTGCGGGCGTTTTTGCGTGTCAAACAGAGTTTTGACACGCTCAAACGAGACCCACTGCGTTGGGCTCTCGTTTGAAAAGATCGCGGCTCGCTGCAGCGCACGCGCCGTGCGCGCACGTTTGCGAGCCGAGCGGTATTTTCTCCGCCGCGCATGTCGCCGGAGAAAATGATCAGACTTTCTTTCGCCGCTGCGGCGGCGAAACTCTACGAGGTCTTTGAAAAGCTGCCGAAAACGCCCGCACGATGTGCGGGCGTTTTTGCGTACAGGCGCAAACGCTGCGAGACTTTTTGCGTCTTGAATTCCCAGCAAAGCCGTGTTATTTTAAGGGCAGAAAACACTTTCAGGGAGGCAGGCATATGAAAGATCTCAAACCGACGTGCCGCATCGCCGTGGTGCAGGCGGCGCCGGTGCTGTTTGACAAGACCGCGTGCACGGACAAGGCCGTGCGCCTGATCGCGGAGTGCGCGCAGCATGGCGCAGAGCTCATCGTGTTCCCGGAGCTGTTCATCCCCGGCTACCCGTACGGCATGACGTTCGGCTTCACGGTCGGCGCGCGCAATGAAGACGGCCGCAAGGACTGGCAGCTGTACTGCGGCAACTCCATTGTCGTACCCGGGCCGGAGACGGAGCGCCTCGCCGCGGCGGCAAAGGCCGCGGGCGCGTATGTGAGCATCGGCGTGTCGGAGCGCGACGGCGTGACGGGCACGCTCTATAACTCCAATCTCATCTTCTGCCCGGACGGCACGCTCGCCCCCGTGCACCGCAAGCTCAAGCCCACCGGGGCAGAGCGCGTGGTCTGGGGCGACGCCGACCGCGGGTATTTCCCGGTCGTGGACACGCCGTGGGGCCCGATGGGCAGCCTCATCTGCTGGGAGAGCTATATGCCGCTGGCGCGCACGGCGCTGTATGAAAAGGGCGTGACGCTCTACATCTCGCCGAACACGAACGACAACCCCGAGTGGCAGGCCACCGTGCAGCACATCGCGCTCGAGGGCCGGTGCTATTTCATCAACTGCGACATGGTCTTTCACCGCGCGGACTACCCCACCGGGCTGCACTGCCCGGATGAGATCGCGCGCCTGAACGACATTCCCTGCCGCGGCGGCAGCTGCATCGTCGACCCCTACGGGCACTATGTCGTGCAGCCGGTGTGGGACAGCGAGGACATTCTCTACGCCGATCTCGATATGCAGCGCGTGCCCGCGAGCCGCATGGAGCTCGACGTGTGCGGCCACTACGCGCGGCCGGACGTGCTGCGCCTGACCGTGCAGGACGCATAAAAGGAGCGCGCGTATGAAGCTTGCCATGGCGCAGATGTCCATGACCGGGAGCATGGACGAAAACCTGAAAAGATCCCTCGCCTTCTGCGACGCCGCCGCGGGCAGCGACCTGCTGTTTTTCCCCGAGGTGCAGCTCACGCCATTCTTCCCGCAGTATGCGGGCCGGAACGTGGACGCCTATGTCGTCCCGGCGGGCAGCCCGACGGTGCGGGCCTTCGCGGACAAGGCGCGCGCGCATGGGTTCTACCTCTCGCCGAATATGTACCTCGAGCAGGACGGCCGGCGCTATGACGCCTCCCTCTGGCTGACGCCGGAGGGGAACTGCGCGGGCGTGGCCAAGATGGTGCACATCATGCAGGCGGCGCAGTTTTACGAGCGCGACTACTACACGCCGTCCGAGGAGGGCTTTCTCGTGTTCGGCACGCCGTGGGGCCGCGTCGGCATCGTGATCTGCTTTGACCGGCACCTGCCGGAGAGCATCCGCACGTGCGCGCTCAAGGGGGCGGATCTCGTCATCATCCCGACGGCGAACACGAAGACCGAGCCCATGGAGCTCTTCGAGTGGGAGATCCGCGTGCAGGCGATGCAGAACCAGATCTTCGTCGCCATGTGCAACCGCGTGGGGCGCGAGGACGGGATGGACTTCGCCGGCGAGTCGCTCATCGTGCACCCGAGCGGCGACGTGATCTATAAGGCCGACGACCGCGAGCAGCTCATCGTGCAGGAGCTCGACCTCGCCGAGGCGCGGCTCTGGCGCGAGCAAAAGCGCCCGTACCTCAGGCAGCGGCGGCCGGAGTGCTATCTGTAAAAAGAACGATCCCTGCGTCGGAAGTCCGGCGCAGGGATCGTTTCTTATTTATATTCCGGGCACTGGTAGCGGGGCTTGCCCTGACTCTTATGCCCGTACTCGATGGCGGACACCGGGCAGCCGCAGATGCAGGCCATGCAGTGCGTGCACGCGCCATTCCAGTGCGGGCGGCGCTCAACGATGTCGATGCCGTTGACCGGGCAGCTCAGCGCGCACTTGCCGCAGCCGATGCACGCATCCGAGACCGTGAACGGCCCGGACTTGACAAACCACCGATAAAAGATCGTGTTCACCGGCCCGGTCTTGAACCGGTCGAGCAGGCCGACCCTCGGCGCCGGGAACGGCTCGCCGCGCTGCACGCAGGCGATGCCCCCGTCGATGGACGGCTGCGCCGCCGCGATGATCTGCGCCGACTCCTCCGCGCCGGGCACGTAAAACATGGCGACGTAATTTTCCGGCATGACGACCTGCAGCACGCCCTGGTAATCGAGCCCGATATCCGCGCACAGCGCCGCGATGCGGCTGCCGGCGTTGCCGATCTCGCTGCCGCAGGTCATGACAAAATACGCCTTCCGGCTGCCGGTAAAACGGCCGCGGCGGAGAAAGTCCGCAAAAATGTGCGGGATCTGCCAGCCGTACGTCGGTGAGACGAACACCCACGGCCGGTCAGAATGCAGGTCGGCGGGCGTGTCGTTTTTGATGTATTCATTCGCGGTGATGAGATCATCGCCGAGGGCGGCGGCGAAGCGCTGGGCAACATAGCGGCTGTTGCCGGTGCCGGTGTAATAGACGATCATGGTGCTTCCCCCAAAGTATGATTTTTGCCCAGTATAGCACACCCGCGCCCCGATTTCCAGCCGGACGTTGTGTCCGCGCGCCCGGTGTGCTACAATGGGGAAAACACCGCGACTTATGGGAGGGACCGCATTTGTATTGGTATACCATCGGGCAGACGCTCACGCAGCAGGAGCACGCGCCCGCGCCGGAGCAGCCCGCCGTCGTGCTGCTGACATCCGAAGAGCTGTCGCACCAGCCGGCGCTGCCCGGTCTGGAGCGGACGCTGCACCACACACCGCCGGCGCGCGACGCACGCGTGTGCAAGGCCGAGGTGCGCTCGGACTGTCTGGCAGGCACGCTCGTGCTGCCGCGCCAGGGCAAGGACGGCAAGCCGCTCGCCTGCGGCTATCTCGTCACGGGCACGCGCGTCGTGCTCGTGGACGACGAGAGCGCGCTGCAGGGGCTGCTGCGCCGCATCGCCCGGGAAAAGCGCTGGACCGACGGCAGCGTCGGCCGGTTTCTCTACGACTTTTTTGAGCAGCTCATCGCCCGCGACCTGCACCAGCTCGAAAAGATCGAGGACCGCATCGAGGCGCTCGAGGATCAGGTGCTGGCGCACGAGCTGGACGATTTCTCCGCGCCGATGACCGCGCTGCGCAAGGAGACCATGGCGTGGTTTCGCTATTACTCCCAGCTCGACGACGTGGCGTGCGAGCTGCACGAGAACGAAAACGGCTTTTTCACCGACAGCGAGCAGCTGCTGTTTCGCATGTTCGAGGACCGGGTCATCCGCCTGCGCGAGGAGTCGCAGCTGCTGCGCGAATCGTGCGCACAGCTGCAGAGCCTGTTTCAGGCCGAGATCGACACGCGGCAAAACCGCATCATGCAGATCCTGACGATCGTGACGACGATCTTCCTGCCGCTGACGCTGCTCGTCGGGTGGTACGGCATGAACTTTGTCGGCATGCCGGAGCTGACGTGGAAGTACGGCTACCCCGTCGTCATCATCGTGAGCATCGTGACCGTGGGCATCAGCCTGTGGGTGTGCAAGAAGAAAAAGTTCTGGTGACGAAAACGCCGGCTGAGGAAACCCTCAGCCGGTGCTTTTTATTTCCCCGCGCGCTCGGCAAAGTGCTCCGGGTTCTCGATCGACGTCAGCCGCAGCGGGAACGCCTGCTGCCCGAGGTCTGCGTAGGTGATGATCCACTCGCCGGAGTCGATCATCATCGCCATCGACAGCAGGTCGGAACAGTCGGCCGTGCCCTGCGCGCCCACCGGGAGCGCGCCGACGTTCACACCGTCTGCGTCGCCGAAATCGAGCACTTTCACTTCCAGCGTTTTCGCGTCCTTGTCGCGCGAGAGCACCTCCACGCGCAGGTAGGCATAGCCCCCGTCGAGCGGGAGGTCGCTCATGTCCGGGGCGGGCGTGGCCTCCGCCGCGCCGCCGGCGGCGCAGCCCGTGCACAGCAGCACGAGCGCGAGCAAAAGGGGTAGGATACGGATAGACTTCATGCGTTTTCTCCTTTCAAACCGTCGCGGTAGAGCTCTCCGGGAGCGACGATGTGACCATTACGGACGGCACGCTCGACATTTCAAAATGCTACGAGGGCATCGAGGGTCAGACCATCGACATTTCCGGCGGCACGATCGACATCGTCTCCAGCGGCGACGGGCTCAACGCCGCAGGCGGCGCAGACCAGAGCGGCTTCGGCGGCAGAGGGCCGGACAGCAGCGGCGGCAACATGGGCACGCCCCTGCCCCTTCCGTGCAGGGGCGTGCTGACTTTCTGTTTTCTGTTATACCATCGCTGCGGGCGTTTGCCCATATACGCGCGTGTGCACGAGCGTCTCGATCGCGCGCAGCTCGGCGGGCGTGCGCGCGCCGCCGGTCGTGAGCAGGTGCAGCGGGATTGGGCTGCCGCCCGGCGTGAGCGCCGGCTGGAAGTAAGGGTAATCCGCGTTGACCGTAAAGCCGTGCCGCTCGTAAAACCCGATGCGCCGCGCGGCCAGCTCCGTCTCTGGCAGCTCCGCCTCCAGGCAGGCGGGCTTATCAAAGCGCGCGAGCAGCGCGTCGAGCATCTGCCCGCCGATGCCGCCATTGCGGCAGGCGGGATCTACGGCAAAGTGCTCGAAAAAGGCAAAGCCGCCAAAGTCCCACGACGCCATCAGCGCCTGCACGCCGCCGGACGGCGCGCGCAGAATGTCGATCTGATAGGCGCTGTCCGCAAGCAGCGCGCGCTGCCCCGCCTTATCCCGCCGCTCCCCGGCCGGGAAGCTCCGGGCCAGCAAACGGAAAACCGCGTCAAAGTCCTCCGGGCGCATACGCTCGATGGGCATCATTCCGCGTCCTCCTTTTCCATCTCGGCCATCTCGCCGCGCTCGCGGTAGCAGTCGGCAAACGTGTGCTCCACACCGCCGGATTTGTAGCCGACCATGGTGTCAAGGCAGACGGAGTGAATGCTGTGGAAAATGCTCTTTTCAATGTCGGGATTCGTGCGCCGCAGCTCGCGCAGCAGCAGCTTGACCTCCTGCCGCTTGGAGCTGCTGCCGTCGCTGCCGTGCGCAGCCGCGCGCTCGGTAAAGCGGCAGGCGCACTGGATGAACTCCAGACCGTTATAGCGCTGCCAGGCGATGATGTCGTCCTCGTGGATGCAGTACATGGGGCGGATGAGCTCCATGCCCGGGAAATTGCGGCTGCGCAGCTTCGGCGGCATGGCCTGCAGCTGCGAGCCGTAGAACATGCCCATGACGGTCGTCTCGACCACGTCGCTGAAGTGGTGGCCAAGGGCGATCTTGTTGCAGCCGAGCTCGCGCGCCTTGCTGTAGAGATAGCCGCGGCGCATGCGCGCGCAGAGGTAGCACGGCGACTGCTCGATGCCGCTCGTGACATCGAAAATGTTTGTCTCAAAGATCGTGACCGGGATGTGCAGCAGCGCCGCGTTGCTCTCGATCTTCTGCCGGTTGACGGCGTTGTAGCCGGGGTCCATGACGAGATCAATGACCTCGAACGGCACGTCGCTGTGCCGCTGCAGCAGCTGCAGAAGCTTGGCCATGAGCATGGAGTCTTTGCCGCCGGAGATGCACACCGCGATCCGGTCGCCGGGGGCGATGAGTTCGTACTGCTTGATGGCGGTGATGAACGGCGTCCAGAGCACCTTGTGGAATTTTTTCTGGATGCTGCGCTCGATCAGCTGATAGGGTTCGAGTTGTCTGCTCATGTTGATCGCTCCCGCTTGTAAAGAGTGCCCCTCCCTTTTGGGGCTACCCGGTAGGATACCACATCGGGGCGCGGATGGCAAGCCGCGCTTGCCAAATCCGGCACGCAGCGCTATCATAGAGGCATCTACTTTGTCAGGAGGCAAGCGCCATGCCCAAACAGGCACTCATCATGATCGACATGCAACGGGGCTTTCTCGACAGCGCGTCCCCGCTGTGCATCCCGGCGGCGGAGGAGACCGTGCCCGCGTGCGCGGCGCTCATCGGCCGCTGCCACGAAGCGGGCGTTCCCGTCATCTACGCCGTGCGCCACTACCGGGCCGACGGCACGGACGTGGAAAAGCCGCGCGCGGCCGCGTGGGCTTCCGGCGGCAAGCCGCTCTCGGAGGACTGCGCCGCGCACCTGTCGGATGCGTTTCCGGACGCATTCACCGTCCTGCCGCAGGACTATGTGCTCGTAAAGCCCCGGTTCTCAGCGTTTTTCCACACAGGGCTCGACCTCATCTTGCGCCGGCTCGGCGTGCAGACCGTCCTGCTCGCGGGCACAACCACGCCCAACTGCATCCGCACAACGTGCTATGACGCCATCTCGCTCGACTATGACGCCGTCGTGCTCTCGGACTGCACATCGTCCGTCACCGATGCCGTGCAGGCAGGCAACCTCGCCGATATGCAGCGCGTGGGCGCCGTCGTCTGTGCAAGCACGGAGCTGACGCTCGCATAACCTCAGATAAACCAGCGGCCCCGGGTGCAGATCGCACCCGGGGTCGTTTTCGCAATTCGTCAGGGCGCAGTCGAGATGCGTGTGATGTTCAGGCCGCACTCGCCGACCTCCACACTGCCGTCCTTGAGCGAGATATACGGCGAAAAGTCCACCGTCTCGCCGCCCGACGTGATCGAGACCGTCACGTCCGGGAAAATGTCGCTGACGTTGCAGCCGATGACGAAGGCATCGCCGTTCGTCTGCTCATAAAAGAGCGTTTTGGAGTCGGTGACCATATCGTTTTTGTACAGGCGCACGGTCGCGTTCGGGTCGCGCGGGATGATGAGATAAAAGTCCCCGTCCGAGATGTGGTGCACCGGCAGCTCCCGGCCGCCGAAATACGTCTGCTGGAAGAAATCCAGATCCGTCGGCGCCTGATAGCCGAGGTAGGCCGCGGCATAGAGCTGGCCGTCCGTATACGGCAGGGTGCTCAGCGGGTCTGGCGTCGGCGTCGGCGTGGCCGCCGCCTCCTGCGCGGGGGTGGGCGTCGCGTCCGGGGTCTGCGCCGCAGTGCCGCAGCCGGCCAGCAGCAGCGCGCAGAACAGAAGGGTCGAGAGGATCGTTCGCTGTTTCATAGGTCGCCATCCTTTCTGAATCAAAATGGTATGATTACGTTTCGTGCGCGTGGTCATAAATTGGCTGGATATCCGGCGGCAGATGATCCGGCAGCATGGCGTGCACGCGGTCCTCACTGCCGTCGCGCATGGCCTGCTCATAGTACCAGCATTTGAAGCGGATCATGTCGAGCGATTTTTGCAGGCGCGCGATCTCCGCCTCCACCCGCTCGGCCTGCTGCACAAAGAGCGCGTGCCGCTGCGGGTACGTCTCGCTCCCCTGCGCACACCATTCCATAAACTGCTTGATCTCCTTAATTTCCAGCCCCGAGCGCTTGAGGCACTCGATCACGCGCAGCGCCTCGAGCTCCTGCTCGCCGAAGCGGCGGATGCCCGACGTGCGCGTGAGCGCCGGGAACAGCCCCTCCTTATCATAATACCGCAGCGTGGAGACCGGCAGATCAAACTGCTCCGACACCTGTCCGATCGTATACATGGGATCACCTCGAAAAAAATTCGCGAAAAAATGCTTGACCTGAAGTCAGCTTCAGGTTGTATGCTTAGGATATCAGATCACAGCGGCCGTGTCAACGCCCTTTTCCCGTCGGACTACGCATTCCGCGACATTTACCTGCTCGCCTCGGCGACCGAGGACGAGCCGGATACGGACGAGCGCGCCATCCACGGGCTCGAAGGCTGGATCGCGTGCTACGAAAAGTGCCGCCTCGCCGGGACGGTGTTCGCCGGCGGCGTGACCGAGCCGGGCGCGATCGCCGGCCACCCCGCACTTGAGCCCGCCCGCGCCATGGGCGCAGCCATCGCATAAAACCGATACAGGAGGTATATAACCATGAACAGCACCCTGACCCTCACCCGGGAATGGGACAAGACGTTCCCGCAAAACGCCGCCGTTGACCACTGCAAGGTCACGTTTCACAACCGCTTCGGCATCGAGCTCGCGGCCGATCTTTACAAGCCGAAAAACGCCGCCGGAAAGCGCGCCGCCGTGGCCGTGAGCGGCCCGTTCGGCGCGGTGAAGGAGCAGAGCTCCGGCCTGTACGCGCAGGAGCTCGCCGCGCGCGGATTTCTGGCCGTCGCCTTTGACCCGTCGTACACCGGCGAGAGCGGCGGCACGCCGCGCTATGTCGCCTCGCCCGACATCAACACCGAGGACTTTTCCGCCGCGGTCGACTTCCTGTCCGTGCGCGATGATGTCGACCCGGAGCGCATCGGCATCCTCGGCATCTGCGGCTGGGGCGGCATGGCGCTCAACGCCGCCGCCATCGACACGCGCATCAAGGCCACCGTCACGTCCACGATGTACGACATGACCCGTGTGACCGCCAACGGCTACTTTGACGCCGACGACAATCCGGACGCCCGTTATGCCCTGCGTCAGGCACTCAATGCGCAGCGCACCGCCGACTACAAGGCCGGCACGTATCAGCGCGCGGGCGGCGTGGTCGACCCCGTGCCGGACGACGCGCCGTTTTTCGTCAAGGACTACCACGACTACTACAAGACCCCGCGCGGCTACCACCCGCGCTCGCTCAACTCCACCGACGGCTGGAACGTCACGTCCCCGCTGCCGCTGCTCAACGCGAAGCTGCTCGCCTACGCCGATGAGATCCGCAGCGCCGTGCTCGTCATCCACGGCGACAAGGCGCACTCGTGCTACTTCAGCCGCGACGCCTTTGCCCGGCTGCAGGGCGGCAACAAGGAGCTGCTGCTCATCCCCGGCGCTGTGCACACCGATCTCTACGACCGAATGGACATCATCCCGTTCGACCGCATCGAAGCATTTTACCGTCAGTATCTGAAATAAGGAGGTATCATCATGGTCAAACAGACTGCGGGCAGAGACGCCCTGCATGATTTTGCACCCAAATTTGCCGAGCTCAATGACGACGTGCTCTTCGGCGAGGTCTGGTCGCGCGAGGGACAGCTGCCGCTCAAGCTGCGCTCGATCGTCACGATCACGGCGCTCATCAGCAAGGGCATCACGGACAGCTCCCTCACCTACCACCTCACGACCGCGAAGCAAAACGGCGTGACGAAGGCCGAAATGGCCGAGCTCCTCACGCACCTCGCCTTCTACGCCGGCTGGCCGAACGCCTGGGCCGCCTTCCGGCAGGCGAAGGAGGTCTACGCCGACGGCAGCGCGGACGCAAACGGCGGTCTCTTCGGCCTCGGCGAGCCGAACACGGCCTACGCGCAGTACTTCACCGGCGAGAGCTTCCTTAACCCGCTGACCGACCCGACGAAGACCGTTTTCCTCGCAAACGTCACCTTCTCCCCCGCCTGCCGCAACAACTGGCACATCCACCACGCGAAGTCCGGCGGCGGCCAGCTGCTGCTGTGCACGGACGGTCTGGGCTGGTATCAGGAGGCGGGAAAGCCCGCACAGGCCCTGCACCCCGGCGACGTCGTGACCATCCCGGCCGGGGTCAAGCACTGGCACGGCGCGCAGAAGGACTGCTGGTTCAGCCACATCGCCGTCGAGTGCCCCGGCGAGGAGACGAGCAACGAATGGTGCGAGCCCGTCACGGACGCGGAATACGCCGCACTCGACGCCGACTGTGCACAAAACCCGTGATTTTGGGCTTCCCGGCACACATTTTCTGCATACCGCCACTTGTTCTTCCCCCTACAACCGTGGTATGATATAGCATCCGCAAAACCCGGAGCGCTTTGCGCTCCGGGTTTTGCCGGTTCAGATCACAAAAAGGCATTTCCCGCTGTGCAGATTCCGGAGCAGCGGGGGAGCTCGAGGGGGCAAGGCCCGCCTCGATTCCGATCTGCGGCGCGGGCAAATTTGCCGCGCCGTCCGGAGCGCTTTGCGCTCCGGGTTTTGCTTTTTGAAAGGGTGATAACATCATGATCCACGGTTTTCTCAAAGCCTGCACGGTCTCGCCTGCGCTGCGCGTGGCCGACTGCGCGTTCAACACACAGCAGACCATCGCCGCCATGCAGCGCGCGGCGTTGGATGGCGCGCAGCTGGCGGTGTTCCCCGAACTGGGGCTGACCGGCTACACGTGCGGCGACCTGTTTTTCCAGCAGCCGCTCCAGCGCGCCGCGGCCAAAGGGCTCGCCGCCGTGCTGGAGGCGAGCGCTGGGCTCGACCTTGTCGCACTCGTGGGCCTGCCCGTCGCGGTGGACGGCAAGCTCTATAACTGCGCCGCCGTCGTCTGCCACGGGAAGCTGCTGGGTCTGGTGCCGAAAACGCACCTGCCGAACTACGGCGAGTTTTACGAAAAGCGGCAGTTCAACCCCGCACCCGCCGGCGTGCGCACGCTGCGCTTTGCCGGGCAGGAGGTGCCGTTCGGCACGCAGCTGCTGTTTCGCTGCGCGGAGATGCCGGAGTTTTGCCTCGCGGC from Clostridiales bacterium carries:
- a CDS encoding carboxymuconolactone decarboxylase family protein — its product is MMVKQTAGRDALHDFAPKFAELNDDVLFGEVWSREGQLPLKLRSIVTITALISKGITDSSLTYHLTTAKQNGVTKAEMAELLTHLAFYAGWPNAWAAFRQAKEVYADGSADANGGLFGLGEPNTAYAQYFTGESFLNPLTDPTKTVFLANVTFSPACRNNWHIHHAKSGGGQLLLCTDGLGWYQEAGKPAQALHPGDVVTIPAGVKHWHGAQKDCWFSHIAVECPGEETSNEWCEPVTDAEYAALDADCAQNP
- a CDS encoding alpha/beta hydrolase, translating into MNSTLTLTREWDKTFPQNAAVDHCKVTFHNRFGIELAADLYKPKNAAGKRAAVAVSGPFGAVKEQSSGLYAQELAARGFLAVAFDPSYTGESGGTPRYVASPDINTEDFSAAVDFLSVRDDVDPERIGILGICGWGGMALNAAAIDTRIKATVTSTMYDMTRVTANGYFDADDNPDARYALRQALNAQRTADYKAGTYQRAGGVVDPVPDDAPFFVKDYHDYYKTPRGYHPRSLNSTDGWNVTSPLPLLNAKLLAYADEIRSAVLVIHGDKAHSCYFSRDAFARLQGGNKELLLIPGAVHTDLYDRMDIIPFDRIEAFYRQYLK